In the genome of Hevea brasiliensis isolate MT/VB/25A 57/8 unplaced genomic scaffold, ASM3005281v1 Scaf26, whole genome shotgun sequence, one region contains:
- the LOC110632499 gene encoding light-mediated development protein DET1 isoform X1 yields MFRSSNVVARIFERQVRTPSPGTSVHCARQFYENLFPSCTLYDVECPDHSFRKFTDDGQYLISFSRNHQDLIVYRPKWLSYSCKEEDCDLPSKAKKFDSFFTQLYCVSLASSNEVICKDFFLYVESCQFGLFATSTAQFHDTPAIGGAIQGVPSIERITFHLLRLEDGMILDEKVFRNDFVNLAHNMGVFLYDDLLAIVSLRYQTIHILQIRESGNLVDIRAIGTFCREDDELFLNSSTQCMAIADKSKMHQSSWSHVENSVHNTQPSSDNSFLSGIKQRLLSFIFRGIWNEERHNSMFIGTHGFYCTALHHQRVQGLKKKFYFHFQDYVDLIIWKVQFLDRHHLLIKFGSVDGGVSRSADHHPSFFAVYNMDTTEIVAFYQNSAEELYLLFEQFCDHFYATSRNSLYMNFISSHSNNIHAFEQLQSIRNKASSFSQFVKKMLASLPFSCQSLSPSPYFDQSLFRFDEKLISAADRHRPSTDHPIKFISRRQPCTLKFKIKPGPEAGSIDCQKRKVSSFLFHPFLPLALSIQQTMFLQPSVNIHFRG; encoded by the exons ATGTTCAGAAGCAGCAATGTTGTTGCCAGGATTTTTGAGCGCCAAGTTCGTACTCCTTCTCCTGGCACTAGT GTTCATTGTGCTAGGCAATTCTATGAGAATTTATTCCCAAGTTGTACTTTATATGATGTTGAGTGCCCAGATCATTCGTTCCGCAAATTCACTGATGATGGTCAGTACCTCATTAGTTTTAGCAGAAATCACCAGGATCTGATTGTTTATAGACCAAAATGGCTCTCATATTCATGCAAAGAAGAAGATTGTGATCTTCCCTCAAAAGCAAAGAAGTTTGACAGCTTCTTCACACAACTGTACTGTGTTTCACTTGCTTCCAGCAATGAGGTTATATGCAAAGATTTCTTTCTTTATGTGGAGAGTTGCCAATTCGGTTTATTTGCTACTTCTACTGCACAATTTCATGATACACCTGCTATTGGAGGTGCTATTCAGGGAGTCCCCTCCATAGAAAGGATTACTTTCCACCTTTTGAG ATTGGAAGATGGAATGATTCTGGATGAGAAGGTCTTCAGGAATGATTTTGTTAATCTGGCACACAACATGGGCGTCTTCTTATATGATGATTTACTGGCAATTGTGTCGCTTCGTTATCAAACTATACACATTCTCCAAATTAGAGAATCTGGTAACCTTGTTGACATTCGTGCTATAGGTACATTTTGCCGTGAAGATGATGAGCTTTTTCTCAATTCCAGCACTCAG TGCATGGCAATTGCtgacaaaagtaaaatgcatcaaTCATCTTGGAGTCATGTTGAAAACAGTGTGCATAACACCCAACCCAGTTCAGACAATTCTTTTCTGAGTGGCATCAAACAACGCTTGCTTTCTTTCATTTTCCGAGGAatatggaatgaagaaagacataactCCATG TTCATAGGAACTCATGGCTTTTATTGCACTGCTTTGCACCATCAGAGGGTCCAAGGCTTGAAGAAGAAGTTCTATTTCCATTTTCAAGATTACGTTGACTTGATTATCTGGAAG GTACAATTCTTGGATCGGCATCACCTGCTAATCAAGTTTGGTAGTGTAGATGGAGGG GTATCAAGAAGTGCTGATCACCATCCCTCATTCTTTGCTGTATATAACATGGATACAACTGAAATTGTTGCTTTTTACCAG AATTCAGCAGAAGAGCTTTACCTCTTGTTTGAGCAGTTCTGCGACCACTTCTATGCAACATCAAGAAATTCATTGTACATGAATTTTATATCTTCCCATTCAAACAACATTCATGCTTTTGAGCAACTACAGTCCATAAGGAATAAAGCTAGCAGCTTTTCACAG TTTGTGAAAAAGATGCTGGCTTCTTTGCCTTTCAGTTGTCAATCATTGAGTCCTTCTCCCTATTTTGATCAATCTCTCTTTCGCTTTGATGAAAAG CTCATATCTGCTGCTGACCGGCATAGGCCTTCAACAGACCATCCCATCAAGTTTATTTCTAGAAGACAACCATGTACCCTCAAATTTAAGATTAAGCCAG GTCCGGAAGCTGGAAGTATAGATTGTCAAAAAAGAAAGGTCTCATCATTCCTTTTCCATCCATTTTTGCCACTAGCTCTCTCAATTCAGCAAACGATGTTCTTGCAGCCATCGGTTAATATTCACTTCCGAGGATGA
- the LOC110632499 gene encoding light-mediated development protein DET1 isoform X2: MFRSSNVVARIFERQVHCARQFYENLFPSCTLYDVECPDHSFRKFTDDGQYLISFSRNHQDLIVYRPKWLSYSCKEEDCDLPSKAKKFDSFFTQLYCVSLASSNEVICKDFFLYVESCQFGLFATSTAQFHDTPAIGGAIQGVPSIERITFHLLRLEDGMILDEKVFRNDFVNLAHNMGVFLYDDLLAIVSLRYQTIHILQIRESGNLVDIRAIGTFCREDDELFLNSSTQCMAIADKSKMHQSSWSHVENSVHNTQPSSDNSFLSGIKQRLLSFIFRGIWNEERHNSMFIGTHGFYCTALHHQRVQGLKKKFYFHFQDYVDLIIWKVQFLDRHHLLIKFGSVDGGVSRSADHHPSFFAVYNMDTTEIVAFYQNSAEELYLLFEQFCDHFYATSRNSLYMNFISSHSNNIHAFEQLQSIRNKASSFSQFVKKMLASLPFSCQSLSPSPYFDQSLFRFDEKLISAADRHRPSTDHPIKFISRRQPCTLKFKIKPGPEAGSIDCQKRKVSSFLFHPFLPLALSIQQTMFLQPSVNIHFRG; encoded by the exons ATGTTCAGAAGCAGCAATGTTGTTGCCAGGATTTTTGAGCGCCAA GTTCATTGTGCTAGGCAATTCTATGAGAATTTATTCCCAAGTTGTACTTTATATGATGTTGAGTGCCCAGATCATTCGTTCCGCAAATTCACTGATGATGGTCAGTACCTCATTAGTTTTAGCAGAAATCACCAGGATCTGATTGTTTATAGACCAAAATGGCTCTCATATTCATGCAAAGAAGAAGATTGTGATCTTCCCTCAAAAGCAAAGAAGTTTGACAGCTTCTTCACACAACTGTACTGTGTTTCACTTGCTTCCAGCAATGAGGTTATATGCAAAGATTTCTTTCTTTATGTGGAGAGTTGCCAATTCGGTTTATTTGCTACTTCTACTGCACAATTTCATGATACACCTGCTATTGGAGGTGCTATTCAGGGAGTCCCCTCCATAGAAAGGATTACTTTCCACCTTTTGAG ATTGGAAGATGGAATGATTCTGGATGAGAAGGTCTTCAGGAATGATTTTGTTAATCTGGCACACAACATGGGCGTCTTCTTATATGATGATTTACTGGCAATTGTGTCGCTTCGTTATCAAACTATACACATTCTCCAAATTAGAGAATCTGGTAACCTTGTTGACATTCGTGCTATAGGTACATTTTGCCGTGAAGATGATGAGCTTTTTCTCAATTCCAGCACTCAG TGCATGGCAATTGCtgacaaaagtaaaatgcatcaaTCATCTTGGAGTCATGTTGAAAACAGTGTGCATAACACCCAACCCAGTTCAGACAATTCTTTTCTGAGTGGCATCAAACAACGCTTGCTTTCTTTCATTTTCCGAGGAatatggaatgaagaaagacataactCCATG TTCATAGGAACTCATGGCTTTTATTGCACTGCTTTGCACCATCAGAGGGTCCAAGGCTTGAAGAAGAAGTTCTATTTCCATTTTCAAGATTACGTTGACTTGATTATCTGGAAG GTACAATTCTTGGATCGGCATCACCTGCTAATCAAGTTTGGTAGTGTAGATGGAGGG GTATCAAGAAGTGCTGATCACCATCCCTCATTCTTTGCTGTATATAACATGGATACAACTGAAATTGTTGCTTTTTACCAG AATTCAGCAGAAGAGCTTTACCTCTTGTTTGAGCAGTTCTGCGACCACTTCTATGCAACATCAAGAAATTCATTGTACATGAATTTTATATCTTCCCATTCAAACAACATTCATGCTTTTGAGCAACTACAGTCCATAAGGAATAAAGCTAGCAGCTTTTCACAG TTTGTGAAAAAGATGCTGGCTTCTTTGCCTTTCAGTTGTCAATCATTGAGTCCTTCTCCCTATTTTGATCAATCTCTCTTTCGCTTTGATGAAAAG CTCATATCTGCTGCTGACCGGCATAGGCCTTCAACAGACCATCCCATCAAGTTTATTTCTAGAAGACAACCATGTACCCTCAAATTTAAGATTAAGCCAG GTCCGGAAGCTGGAAGTATAGATTGTCAAAAAAGAAAGGTCTCATCATTCCTTTTCCATCCATTTTTGCCACTAGCTCTCTCAATTCAGCAAACGATGTTCTTGCAGCCATCGGTTAATATTCACTTCCGAGGATGA
- the LOC110632499 gene encoding light-mediated development protein DET1 isoform X3, protein MFRSSNVVARIFERQVRTPSPGTSVHCARQFYENLFPSCTLYDVECPDHSFRKFTDDGQYLISFSRNHQDLIVYRPKWLSYSCKEEDCDLPSKAKKFDSFFTQLYCVSLASSNEVICKDFFLYVESCQFGLFATSTAQFHDTPAIGGAIQGVPSIERITFHLLRLEDGMILDEKVFRNDFVNLAHNMGVFLYDDLLAIVSLRYQTIHILQIRESGNLVDIRAIGTFCREDDELFLNSSTQCMAIADKSKMHQSSWSHVENSVHNTQPSSDNSFLSGIKQRLLSFIFRGIWNEERHNSMRVQGLKKKFYFHFQDYVDLIIWKVQFLDRHHLLIKFGSVDGGVSRSADHHPSFFAVYNMDTTEIVAFYQNSAEELYLLFEQFCDHFYATSRNSLYMNFISSHSNNIHAFEQLQSIRNKASSFSQFVKKMLASLPFSCQSLSPSPYFDQSLFRFDEKLISAADRHRPSTDHPIKFISRRQPCTLKFKIKPGPEAGSIDCQKRKVSSFLFHPFLPLALSIQQTMFLQPSVNIHFRG, encoded by the exons ATGTTCAGAAGCAGCAATGTTGTTGCCAGGATTTTTGAGCGCCAAGTTCGTACTCCTTCTCCTGGCACTAGT GTTCATTGTGCTAGGCAATTCTATGAGAATTTATTCCCAAGTTGTACTTTATATGATGTTGAGTGCCCAGATCATTCGTTCCGCAAATTCACTGATGATGGTCAGTACCTCATTAGTTTTAGCAGAAATCACCAGGATCTGATTGTTTATAGACCAAAATGGCTCTCATATTCATGCAAAGAAGAAGATTGTGATCTTCCCTCAAAAGCAAAGAAGTTTGACAGCTTCTTCACACAACTGTACTGTGTTTCACTTGCTTCCAGCAATGAGGTTATATGCAAAGATTTCTTTCTTTATGTGGAGAGTTGCCAATTCGGTTTATTTGCTACTTCTACTGCACAATTTCATGATACACCTGCTATTGGAGGTGCTATTCAGGGAGTCCCCTCCATAGAAAGGATTACTTTCCACCTTTTGAG ATTGGAAGATGGAATGATTCTGGATGAGAAGGTCTTCAGGAATGATTTTGTTAATCTGGCACACAACATGGGCGTCTTCTTATATGATGATTTACTGGCAATTGTGTCGCTTCGTTATCAAACTATACACATTCTCCAAATTAGAGAATCTGGTAACCTTGTTGACATTCGTGCTATAGGTACATTTTGCCGTGAAGATGATGAGCTTTTTCTCAATTCCAGCACTCAG TGCATGGCAATTGCtgacaaaagtaaaatgcatcaaTCATCTTGGAGTCATGTTGAAAACAGTGTGCATAACACCCAACCCAGTTCAGACAATTCTTTTCTGAGTGGCATCAAACAACGCTTGCTTTCTTTCATTTTCCGAGGAatatggaatgaagaaagacataactCCATG AGGGTCCAAGGCTTGAAGAAGAAGTTCTATTTCCATTTTCAAGATTACGTTGACTTGATTATCTGGAAG GTACAATTCTTGGATCGGCATCACCTGCTAATCAAGTTTGGTAGTGTAGATGGAGGG GTATCAAGAAGTGCTGATCACCATCCCTCATTCTTTGCTGTATATAACATGGATACAACTGAAATTGTTGCTTTTTACCAG AATTCAGCAGAAGAGCTTTACCTCTTGTTTGAGCAGTTCTGCGACCACTTCTATGCAACATCAAGAAATTCATTGTACATGAATTTTATATCTTCCCATTCAAACAACATTCATGCTTTTGAGCAACTACAGTCCATAAGGAATAAAGCTAGCAGCTTTTCACAG TTTGTGAAAAAGATGCTGGCTTCTTTGCCTTTCAGTTGTCAATCATTGAGTCCTTCTCCCTATTTTGATCAATCTCTCTTTCGCTTTGATGAAAAG CTCATATCTGCTGCTGACCGGCATAGGCCTTCAACAGACCATCCCATCAAGTTTATTTCTAGAAGACAACCATGTACCCTCAAATTTAAGATTAAGCCAG GTCCGGAAGCTGGAAGTATAGATTGTCAAAAAAGAAAGGTCTCATCATTCCTTTTCCATCCATTTTTGCCACTAGCTCTCTCAATTCAGCAAACGATGTTCTTGCAGCCATCGGTTAATATTCACTTCCGAGGATGA